A genomic stretch from Petrimonas mucosa includes:
- a CDS encoding Gfo/Idh/MocA family protein, with amino-acid sequence MKTENRKKIGRRAFIETSALAVGGLTIVPAHVIAGLGHIAPSDKLNVAGIGIGGMGRGDLEDVAQTENIVALCDVDWNSSVEAVFNLYPKAKRYKDYRIMLDRQKDIDAVIVATPDHTHAIISMEAIRRGKHVYTEKPLTHTVYEARMLTEAARRYKVATQMGNQGQAGDWPRRLQEMIHDGAIGTIEEVHVWTDRPNRGLADTYWPQGVNRPADTPPVPDTLDWDLFTGPAPMRPYHPSYHPFRWRGWLDYGTGALGDIGCHSFDSIFRILKLKYPTTIQATSTLVNGDSFPLASIVTYDFPAREGMPPLRLTWYDGGLRPPRLAEIAPGIQMGAGGVLYVGSKGLILDDRLLPQSLDDSYERPEPYLKSSPGHRQEWILACKGGEPAGSNFDWAGPLTETVLLGNIALRPELREKMSYQSLQFDPEKLSFPNMPEADQFIHYEYRSGWSL; translated from the coding sequence ATGAAAACAGAAAACAGGAAAAAGATCGGCCGGAGAGCCTTTATTGAAACCTCGGCGCTGGCTGTGGGGGGGTTGACCATTGTCCCGGCCCATGTTATCGCCGGACTGGGACATATCGCTCCGAGTGATAAACTGAATGTTGCCGGCATCGGTATTGGCGGAATGGGTCGCGGCGATCTGGAGGATGTAGCCCAAACAGAGAATATTGTGGCACTTTGCGATGTCGACTGGAACAGCTCGGTGGAGGCAGTGTTCAATCTCTACCCGAAAGCCAAGCGATACAAGGACTATCGTATCATGCTTGACCGGCAGAAGGATATCGATGCAGTGATCGTTGCCACGCCCGACCATACCCATGCGATTATCAGCATGGAGGCTATCAGAAGGGGCAAGCATGTCTATACCGAGAAGCCGCTTACACACACGGTATATGAGGCAAGGATGCTGACGGAAGCCGCCCGGAGATACAAGGTGGCTACCCAGATGGGAAACCAGGGGCAGGCCGGGGATTGGCCGCGAAGGTTACAGGAGATGATTCACGACGGAGCAATAGGGACAATTGAAGAGGTTCATGTCTGGACCGACCGTCCCAACCGGGGATTGGCCGATACATACTGGCCACAGGGTGTCAACCGTCCTGCCGATACCCCACCGGTACCGGATACCCTCGATTGGGATCTCTTTACAGGTCCGGCACCTATGCGCCCCTACCACCCCTCTTATCACCCTTTCAGGTGGCGGGGCTGGCTCGATTACGGTACGGGTGCGCTAGGCGATATCGGTTGCCATTCGTTCGACTCGATATTCAGGATACTGAAACTGAAATACCCCACCACCATTCAGGCCACCTCTACACTGGTCAACGGTGACTCCTTCCCGCTGGCCTCTATCGTCACCTACGATTTCCCCGCACGGGAGGGGATGCCGCCGCTGCGGCTGACATGGTATGATGGCGGGCTTCGTCCGCCACGGTTGGCTGAAATAGCTCCGGGTATTCAAATGGGCGCAGGCGGTGTTCTCTATGTCGGCAGCAAGGGGCTGATCCTTGACGACCGTCTTCTGCCCCAATCGCTGGATGACTCCTACGAGAGACCGGAGCCCTATCTCAAATCCTCTCCCGGTCACCGGCAGGAGTGGATTCTTGCCTGCAAAGGTGGCGAACCGGCCGGCTCCAACTTCGACTGGGCGGGACCGTTGACCGAAACCGTACTGTTGGGGAATATCGCGTTGCGACCGGAATTGAGGGAGAAGATGAGCTACCAGAGCCTGCAATTCGATCCTGAAAAACTCTCGTTTCCGAACATGCCTGAAGCAGACCAGTTTATCCATTACGAATACAGGAGCGGGTGGTCACTCTGA
- a CDS encoding 3-keto-disaccharide hydrolase: protein MKSVSISILLTTILLGCCWVSCSETRQDSGVAVAEGGVSAYLGQWTFGFGQRSVGWINVRAEEGYLDADLMWGGGGIYYGVPYLYIAGEKLCLGRDPRNVVLKRDADGNPTLSKSYPVWIELTRSGEAISGYQLSPRNDGSGLDSVYLEGMRSPAMPPAPDLSEVRFGEPIALIRNSNDLTGWRLVEDDLKSGWTMSDGILTNNPVQPEDGNHVRYGNLRTEELFEDFNLKLEVNTPPGSNSGVYLRGMYEIQVADSYDRPLDWGGSMGAIFTRVTPTVKAEKPSGEWQELDITLCRRHVTVRLNGVTIIDNQPVEGPTGGAIQWDVTAPGPIYLQGDHTAISYRNIVLTPIIN, encoded by the coding sequence ATGAAATCAGTTTCAATTTCAATTTTACTGACAACCATTCTGTTGGGGTGCTGTTGGGTTTCGTGCAGCGAAACGCGACAGGATTCCGGTGTTGCTGTTGCTGAAGGTGGTGTCTCCGCCTATCTGGGACAATGGACTTTCGGTTTTGGCCAGCGTTCTGTAGGCTGGATCAATGTAAGAGCGGAAGAGGGGTATCTCGATGCCGACCTGATGTGGGGCGGTGGTGGAATCTATTATGGAGTGCCTTATCTCTATATCGCCGGAGAGAAACTCTGTCTGGGAAGGGATCCCAGGAACGTGGTGCTGAAGAGGGATGCCGATGGCAATCCGACCTTGTCGAAAAGCTATCCGGTATGGATTGAACTCACCAGGAGCGGGGAGGCTATTTCGGGATATCAATTGAGCCCGAGGAACGACGGGAGTGGTCTCGATTCGGTCTATCTGGAAGGGATGAGATCGCCCGCTATGCCGCCTGCACCCGATCTCTCGGAGGTACGTTTCGGGGAGCCGATTGCATTGATAAGGAACAGTAACGACCTTACCGGGTGGAGATTGGTAGAGGATGACCTGAAGAGTGGCTGGACCATGAGTGATGGCATACTTACCAACAACCCGGTGCAACCGGAGGATGGGAATCATGTCAGATACGGAAATCTCCGGACGGAGGAGCTGTTTGAGGACTTTAACCTTAAACTGGAGGTAAACACCCCGCCGGGAAGCAACAGCGGGGTATATCTTCGCGGCATGTATGAGATCCAGGTGGCCGACTCCTACGACCGGCCCTTGGACTGGGGAGGCAGCATGGGAGCCATTTTTACAAGAGTTACGCCAACGGTAAAGGCCGAGAAGCCGTCGGGCGAATGGCAGGAACTCGATATTACACTCTGCAGACGTCATGTCACTGTCCGGCTTAACGGTGTAACCATTATCGACAATCAACCCGTGGAGGGACCAACGGGTGGTGCAATTCAATGGGATGTGACAGCTCCTGGACCGATCTATCTTCAGGGAGACCACACGGCCATCTCTTACCGGAATATTGTACTGACGCCCATTATCAATTAA
- a CDS encoding inorganic pyrophosphatase, protein MVDKLSDPIGRLMGLRYKSHPWHGISIGENAPEEVTAFIEVVPTDTVKYEIDKISGYLRVDRPQKFSNVVPALYGFIPQTYCGKRVGDFCNAKTGRSDIKGDGDPIDICVLTEKDLSHGDLLVDAIPIGGFRMIDGNQADDKIIAILKNDTVYGHYDNIDDVPKIVIQRLEHYFLTYKDMPGEDRNTEITHVYGRDEALEVIRYAVQDYNERFENIGLILS, encoded by the coding sequence ATGGTTGATAAACTCTCTGATCCGATTGGCAGATTGATGGGATTACGTTACAAGTCTCACCCCTGGCACGGAATCTCCATCGGCGAAAATGCCCCTGAAGAGGTTACTGCATTTATTGAAGTGGTTCCGACCGATACAGTAAAGTATGAAATTGACAAAATAAGCGGATATCTGCGGGTAGACCGCCCGCAGAAGTTCTCTAACGTAGTGCCTGCCCTGTACGGATTTATCCCGCAAACCTATTGCGGAAAGAGAGTGGGGGACTTTTGCAACGCAAAAACCGGAAGGAGCGACATCAAGGGCGACGGGGATCCGATAGATATCTGTGTGTTGACGGAGAAGGACCTCTCGCACGGCGACCTTCTGGTGGATGCCATTCCTATCGGAGGTTTCCGGATGATCGACGGCAACCAGGCCGACGACAAGATTATTGCCATCCTGAAGAACGATACCGTTTACGGCCATTACGACAACATCGATGATGTGCCGAAGATTGTGATCCAGCGCCTGGAGCACTATTTTCTCACCTACAAGGATATGCCCGGGGAGGACCGGAACACCGAGATCACCCATGTCTACGGACGCGACGAGGCCCTTGAAGTTATCCGCTATGCCGTTCAGGACTATAATGAGCGGTTCGAAAATATCGGACTGATTCTTTCCTGA
- a CDS encoding exo-beta-N-acetylmuramidase NamZ family protein produces the protein MKTKYLIATLILVSLSMTAQPVKVGAERTESYLPLLRGKRVAVMSNQTGRVGDEHLVDLLVRNGVELVGIFSPEHGFRGTADAGEHVASSVDEKTGIPVWSLYGSGGGKPTADQMRRFDLLLFDLQDVGLRFYTYYISMAHLMDACAEHGKKMIVLDRPNPNGFHVDGPILDMKHKSGVGWLPIPVVHGMTLGEIALMINGEKWLPQGRRCDLTVIPCENYTHQTEYRLPIAPSPNLPDMQSVYLYPSICLFEGTVMSLGRGTPFPFQVYGHPDFKGSTFSFTPRSVPGAKHPPFLNRRCYGVDLRNLSQQDIRENGFDLSHVIDAYCNLNLGDKFFTPFFEKLTGVDYIRQDIIAGKSAREIKAKWSCDVLKFRKQRRPYLLYEE, from the coding sequence GTGAAGACGAAATATCTTATAGCAACACTGATCCTTGTCTCGCTGAGCATGACGGCCCAGCCCGTCAAGGTTGGAGCCGAAAGGACCGAAAGCTATCTTCCGCTTCTCCGGGGTAAACGGGTGGCCGTGATGAGCAACCAGACCGGAAGGGTGGGAGATGAACATCTGGTAGACCTGCTTGTGAGGAACGGTGTTGAACTTGTTGGGATCTTCTCCCCGGAGCATGGATTTCGTGGAACAGCCGATGCGGGGGAGCATGTGGCCAGCTCCGTGGACGAAAAGACAGGCATTCCCGTTTGGTCGTTATACGGTAGCGGAGGTGGAAAGCCGACTGCCGATCAGATGAGACGGTTCGACCTGCTCCTTTTCGACCTGCAGGATGTGGGACTCCGGTTTTATACCTACTACATCAGCATGGCCCACTTAATGGATGCCTGTGCCGAACATGGCAAGAAGATGATCGTACTCGACAGGCCCAATCCCAACGGATTCCATGTGGATGGCCCGATATTGGACATGAAGCATAAATCGGGTGTAGGGTGGCTGCCCATTCCAGTGGTTCATGGGATGACACTGGGCGAAATCGCCCTGATGATAAACGGTGAGAAGTGGTTGCCCCAGGGAAGGCGATGCGACCTGACAGTCATCCCGTGCGAAAATTATACTCATCAGACGGAGTACCGGCTGCCCATAGCTCCGTCTCCCAACCTGCCTGACATGCAATCTGTCTACCTTTATCCCTCCATCTGTCTCTTTGAGGGTACGGTGATGAGCCTTGGACGTGGGACCCCCTTCCCGTTTCAGGTATACGGCCATCCCGACTTCAAGGGTTCCACCTTCTCCTTTACGCCAAGAAGTGTGCCGGGAGCAAAGCACCCGCCGTTTCTCAACAGGAGGTGTTACGGAGTCGATCTCCGGAACCTCTCCCAGCAGGATATCCGCGAAAACGGATTTGATCTCTCCCATGTGATTGATGCTTACTGCAACCTCAACCTGGGCGATAAGTTTTTCACTCCCTTCTTCGAGAAACTGACAGGGGTGGATTATATCCGGCAAGATATCATTGCCGGGAAATCGGCACGGGAAATCAAGGCGAAATGGTCTTGCGATGTGTTGAAATTCAGGAAGCAACGACGCCCATACCTCTTATATGAGGAATAA
- a CDS encoding MerR family transcriptional regulator: protein MGKRRKPIQFNDKRLYYSIQEVADHFAVNVSLLRFWEKEFDNIRPKKTAGGTRQYTREDIQQVEIVYHLVKEKGLTLEGARQSLKSKKDDEVKRVETLEKLKEIRRELLLLEEEFDRLHEQQKYSNSEIE from the coding sequence ATGGGCAAGCGCAGGAAACCGATCCAGTTCAACGATAAACGGCTCTACTATTCCATCCAGGAGGTGGCGGATCACTTTGCCGTAAACGTTTCATTGTTGAGGTTCTGGGAGAAAGAGTTCGACAACATCCGCCCAAAGAAGACTGCAGGAGGAACACGCCAATATACCCGCGAAGACATCCAGCAGGTTGAGATTGTGTATCATCTGGTCAAGGAGAAGGGGCTGACGCTGGAGGGTGCCCGTCAATCGTTAAAGTCGAAAAAGGATGATGAGGTAAAGCGGGTGGAAACGCTGGAAAAACTGAAAGAGATCAGGAGAGAGCTGCTGTTGCTTGAGGAGGAGTTTGACCGGCTACATGAGCAGCAGAAATACAGTAATAGTGAAATCGAGTAA
- the alaS gene encoding alanine--tRNA ligase, with product MTSKEIRQSFKDFFASKEHQIVPSAPMVIKDDPTLMFTNAGMNQFKDIILGNAPVKHPRVADSQKCLRVSGKHNDLEEVGHDTYHHTMFEMLGNWSFGDYFKKEAIAWAWEYLVGVLKLDPDRLYATVFEGNPDENLERDNEAAGYWLQYLPQERIINGNKKDNFWEMGDTGPCGPCSEIHIDIRPAEERAKVDGLLLVNQGHPQVIEIWNLVFMQYNRKADGSLEPLPAKVIDTGMGFERLAMAVQGKTSNYDTDIFQPLITRIGEITGVKYGEDSRKDIAMRVIADHIRTIAFSITDGQLPSNAKAGYVIRRILRRAVRYGYTFLNMHAAFMYKLVTTLIEVMGDAYPELEAEKSLLEKVIKEEENAFLRTLETGIRLLDKEIVEHKRSGRGELEGEIAFQLYDTFGFPLDLTELILREHGMSVDHKGFDAEMQKQKERARNAAAVETGDWVKIRDGEPQFVGYDETECETQVIRYRKVKQKNREFYQVVLSKSPFYAEMGGQVGDSGWLIDENGEKTDIFDTKRENNLPVHLATRLPQQIEGSFLAKIDTAKRTATECNHTATHLMHEALREVLGTHVEQKGSYVSPELLRFDFSHFQKMTPEEIRAVEERVTEKIRNNFSIEEHRHVPIEEAKAAGAMALFGEKYGDHVRTVRFGSSIELCGGTHISATGRIGTFRIVSESAIAAGVRRIEAVTAKGCEDYLYSMEDLLRNVKAALPGNAPEIMVGLRKLLSENEEMRQKIEAFTKERTLQLKSTIIQEKEIVNGITLFKLEGLAVSAEITKDIAFQLRGEFPEKMAFAAVTVDNNKPGLTLMLSDDLVARGLNAGSIVREAARHIEGGGGGQPHFATAGGKNPAGLAKAMETILQKLNQAE from the coding sequence ATGACTTCAAAAGAAATTCGCCAATCGTTTAAAGACTTTTTTGCATCCAAGGAGCACCAGATCGTCCCTTCGGCTCCGATGGTGATCAAGGACGACCCGACGCTAATGTTTACCAATGCCGGGATGAACCAGTTCAAGGATATCATCCTGGGAAATGCCCCGGTGAAGCACCCGCGGGTAGCCGATTCGCAAAAATGTTTGCGTGTGAGCGGCAAGCACAACGACCTGGAAGAGGTGGGACATGACACCTATCACCACACCATGTTCGAAATGTTGGGAAACTGGTCGTTTGGAGACTACTTCAAGAAAGAGGCCATCGCCTGGGCATGGGAATATCTGGTAGGGGTGCTGAAACTTGATCCCGACCGGCTCTATGCCACCGTCTTCGAAGGGAATCCAGACGAGAATCTGGAACGGGACAACGAGGCTGCCGGTTACTGGCTGCAATACTTGCCCCAGGAGCGGATCATCAACGGAAACAAGAAAGATAACTTCTGGGAGATGGGCGATACGGGACCGTGCGGACCCTGCTCAGAAATCCATATCGATATACGGCCGGCAGAAGAGCGCGCCAAGGTGGATGGTCTCCTGCTTGTCAACCAGGGCCATCCGCAGGTCATCGAGATCTGGAACCTGGTATTCATGCAATACAATCGCAAGGCTGACGGTTCACTGGAACCGCTTCCAGCCAAGGTGATCGACACCGGCATGGGATTTGAGCGACTGGCGATGGCGGTACAGGGAAAAACCTCAAACTACGACACCGATATCTTCCAGCCGCTTATCACCAGGATCGGGGAGATCACCGGCGTGAAATACGGGGAGGATAGCCGGAAAGATATCGCCATGCGTGTGATTGCCGACCATATCCGCACCATCGCTTTCTCGATCACCGACGGACAGTTGCCTTCAAATGCCAAAGCCGGATATGTAATCCGCCGCATCCTTCGTCGCGCTGTCCGCTACGGCTACACCTTCCTAAACATGCACGCAGCGTTCATGTACAAGCTAGTAACCACGCTCATTGAGGTTATGGGAGATGCCTATCCGGAACTGGAAGCAGAGAAAAGCTTGCTCGAGAAGGTGATCAAAGAGGAGGAGAATGCGTTCCTGCGGACACTTGAAACCGGAATCCGCCTGCTCGACAAGGAGATTGTGGAACACAAGCGTTCGGGAAGGGGGGAGTTGGAGGGAGAGATTGCCTTTCAGCTGTATGACACCTTTGGTTTTCCGCTCGACCTGACTGAGCTCATTCTTCGCGAACATGGCATGTCCGTCGATCACAAAGGCTTTGACGCCGAAATGCAAAAACAGAAGGAGCGTGCCCGAAATGCCGCTGCCGTTGAGACGGGCGACTGGGTCAAGATTCGCGACGGCGAACCCCAATTTGTGGGGTATGACGAAACCGAGTGCGAAACACAGGTTATCCGCTACCGGAAAGTGAAACAGAAAAACCGTGAGTTTTATCAGGTTGTACTTTCCAAGTCGCCATTTTACGCTGAAATGGGAGGCCAGGTGGGCGACAGCGGATGGCTTATCGACGAAAACGGTGAAAAGACCGATATCTTCGACACCAAGCGCGAAAACAACCTCCCGGTTCATCTGGCAACCAGACTGCCACAACAGATTGAAGGTTCCTTCCTTGCAAAAATCGATACGGCCAAACGTACGGCAACCGAATGTAACCATACCGCAACCCACCTGATGCATGAAGCGCTTCGTGAGGTACTGGGAACACACGTGGAGCAAAAGGGATCGTATGTCTCGCCCGAACTGTTGCGGTTCGACTTCTCCCACTTCCAGAAAATGACACCGGAGGAGATCCGGGCGGTGGAGGAGAGAGTGACCGAAAAGATCCGCAACAACTTCTCCATCGAGGAGCATCGTCACGTACCGATAGAGGAGGCGAAAGCAGCGGGAGCCATGGCGCTCTTCGGCGAAAAATACGGCGATCATGTCCGTACGGTCCGCTTTGGATCGTCCATCGAACTTTGCGGTGGAACGCACATCTCTGCCACAGGACGGATCGGCACGTTCCGTATTGTGAGTGAAAGTGCAATAGCTGCAGGCGTCAGGCGTATCGAGGCTGTTACCGCCAAAGGATGCGAAGATTATCTCTATTCGATGGAAGATCTGCTCCGTAACGTAAAAGCTGCCCTGCCGGGCAATGCCCCCGAGATCATGGTGGGATTGCGCAAACTGTTAAGTGAAAACGAGGAGATGCGTCAAAAAATTGAAGCATTTACGAAAGAGCGGACACTACAGCTGAAGAGCACCATTATTCAGGAAAAGGAGATTGTTAACGGCATTACGCTCTTCAAACTTGAAGGGTTGGCAGTATCTGCCGAAATAACCAAGGATATTGCCTTTCAATTGAGGGGGGAGTTTCCTGAGAAGATGGCTTTTGCAGCTGTTACGGTCGATAACAACAAACCTGGCCTGACATTGATGTTGAGCGATGATCTGGTGGCCCGGGGGCTTAATGCCGGATCCATTGTTCGGGAAGCTGCCCGCCATATTGAGGGGGGTGGAGGCGGTCAACCGCACTTCGCGACTGCCGGAGGCAAGAATCCGGCTGGCCTGGCGAAGGCGATGGAGACGATACTTCAAAAGTTGAATCAAGCAGAATAA
- the corA gene encoding magnesium/cobalt transporter CorA — protein sequence MAEIKLFYHKDGVVRLSRSLDFLKSNPIESFLWIDLNDVDEEVENELEDFLKIYIQEEEEMIEIEMSSRYIETQDTLVVNSNFLLSNFESDPVSFILKNNILVTVRSEELISFHETVKKISANPKGYNTGADVLVALLETRVEFDADMIENMTHKITQLSNSLSLQEADKELLGEIKNLQEKTMMLRENIIDKQRTVSSMLRSDFIPKELQPKLSMIIRDINSLVEHIKFSFDRLDYLQDTFLGYVNIEQNNIIKIFTIVSVIFMPPTLIASIYGMNFTRMPELDMRWGYPVSLGLMVLSSLAILLYFKKKKWL from the coding sequence ATGGCGGAAATCAAACTCTTTTACCACAAAGACGGCGTGGTCAGACTCAGCCGCAGCCTTGATTTTCTAAAATCAAACCCCATCGAGAGCTTTCTCTGGATTGACCTCAATGACGTTGATGAAGAGGTGGAGAACGAACTCGAGGATTTCCTGAAGATCTACATTCAGGAAGAGGAGGAGATGATCGAGATCGAGATGTCGTCGCGTTACATCGAGACGCAGGATACCCTGGTGGTCAACTCAAACTTCCTTCTCTCTAACTTCGAAAGCGACCCCGTGTCGTTTATCCTCAAGAACAATATATTGGTAACGGTACGCAGCGAAGAACTTATCTCGTTTCATGAAACGGTGAAAAAGATATCGGCAAATCCCAAAGGATACAATACCGGTGCGGATGTCCTGGTGGCACTGCTGGAGACCCGGGTTGAATTTGATGCCGACATGATCGAGAACATGACCCACAAGATTACCCAGCTCAGTAACAGCCTGAGCCTGCAGGAAGCCGACAAGGAGCTGCTGGGCGAGATCAAGAACCTGCAGGAAAAGACCATGATGTTACGAGAAAATATCATCGACAAGCAACGAACGGTCTCCAGCATGTTGCGAAGCGATTTTATCCCGAAAGAACTGCAGCCGAAACTCTCGATGATTATCCGCGACATCAACTCGTTGGTGGAGCATATCAAGTTCAGTTTCGACCGTCTGGACTATCTGCAGGACACCTTCCTCGGTTACGTCAACATCGAACAGAACAACATCATCAAGATCTTTACCATCGTTTCGGTGATCTTTATGCCGCCTACGCTCATTGCCAGCATTTACGGAATGAACTTTACACGCATGCCGGAACTTGACATGAGGTGGGGGTATCCTGTATCCCTCGGATTGATGGTGTTGTCGTCGCTTGCGATCCTGTTGTACTTTAAAAAGAAAAAGTGGCTGTAA
- the rsmA gene encoding 16S rRNA (adenine(1518)-N(6)/adenine(1519)-N(6))-dimethyltransferase RsmA yields the protein MISVKPKKNLGQHFLKDSAIASRIADTLDAFSPLPILEVGPGTGMLTQFLLSKERALTVVEIDRESVAYLKEHFPSLDGNILQQNFLTLDLSAHCDGPLCVIGNYPYNISTQIFFKVLDNKELIPCCAGMIQKEVAERMIATPGSKAYGILSVLLQAWYDIEYLFTVSEQAFIPPPKVKSAVVRLTRNKRKRLDCNEKLFKSVVKTSFNQRRKMLRNSIRSLLPEETPLPDDPMLSKRPEQLSIEEFEQLTNLLEPLVGKKFSEENKN from the coding sequence ATGATATCGGTAAAACCAAAAAAAAACCTCGGGCAGCATTTCCTGAAAGATTCGGCTATTGCCAGTCGGATTGCCGACACGCTCGACGCATTTTCCCCCCTTCCCATTCTTGAGGTGGGGCCGGGTACCGGTATGCTTACGCAATTCCTGCTCTCAAAGGAGAGGGCTCTCACGGTTGTGGAGATCGACCGGGAGTCGGTTGCCTACCTGAAAGAGCACTTCCCCTCCTTAGACGGAAATATTCTCCAGCAAAATTTCCTGACGCTGGATCTGTCTGCACATTGCGACGGACCGTTATGCGTCATTGGTAACTATCCATATAACATATCCACGCAGATTTTCTTTAAAGTCCTCGACAACAAGGAGTTGATTCCCTGTTGTGCGGGCATGATACAAAAGGAGGTGGCTGAACGCATGATCGCTACTCCCGGAAGTAAGGCTTACGGCATTCTTTCCGTTTTGCTGCAGGCCTGGTACGATATCGAGTACCTTTTCACGGTGAGCGAACAGGCGTTTATTCCTCCGCCCAAGGTAAAATCGGCAGTCGTGAGGCTTACCCGCAACAAGCGAAAGCGGCTCGACTGCAATGAAAAACTGTTCAAATCGGTAGTGAAGACAAGTTTCAACCAGCGAAGAAAGATGTTGAGAAACTCCATCCGGTCACTACTGCCCGAAGAGACCCCTTTGCCCGACGACCCGATGCTCTCGAAACGCCCCGAGCAGTTATCGATCGAAGAATTCGAACAGCTGACGAACCTGCTCGAACCCTTAGTCGGCAAAAAATTTTCGGAAGAAAACAAGAACTGA
- a CDS encoding lysylphosphatidylglycerol synthase transmembrane domain-containing protein, with protein sequence MNSKRLQDILKTSLSLALGVAIIWLLYRKTNLREVWEIAKSAHFGIIASSLVFGLIGNYFRALRWELFLNSLGYNPKRESILFATFGNYAVNFLLPRAGDLWRCGIVTKYDQIPFSKTFETFFVDKILDILAGIVLVITSMALSIDFFISYFHQNPGFAENLTKLFTSGWLYLSLVLIAVAIFVMFFFFKNNILVKKVNKFLQVVKYDMVLIAKMKSKGKIIAYTVLAWLSFYIYFYICFYAFDFTKELSPIIGWIVYAMSNVGVAVPVQGGVGTWHFMVISSLVIFGIGYEEASAFAGAIFTVQSIWIILLGVMGILALPHVKRENENLVMPILGNQKQ encoded by the coding sequence ATGAATTCAAAGCGCTTACAGGATATTCTTAAGACATCACTATCCCTTGCACTTGGGGTTGCCATAATCTGGCTGCTCTACCGTAAAACCAACCTGAGGGAAGTTTGGGAAATTGCCAAGTCTGCCCATTTCGGCATTATCGCTTCATCTCTCGTGTTCGGGCTTATCGGCAACTATTTCCGGGCATTACGTTGGGAGCTTTTTCTCAACTCGCTGGGATACAACCCAAAGAGAGAGAGCATTCTCTTCGCCACATTTGGGAATTATGCCGTCAACTTTCTGCTGCCTCGCGCCGGCGACCTGTGGCGTTGTGGCATAGTGACAAAATATGACCAGATTCCGTTCTCCAAAACGTTCGAAACATTTTTTGTAGACAAAATTCTCGACATATTGGCCGGCATCGTACTGGTTATCACCAGCATGGCGCTCTCCATCGATTTCTTCATCTCCTATTTTCATCAGAACCCGGGCTTTGCAGAGAACTTGACGAAGCTGTTTACATCCGGCTGGTTATACCTCTCCCTGGTACTGATCGCAGTTGCAATCTTCGTAATGTTCTTCTTTTTCAAGAACAACATCCTGGTAAAGAAGGTCAACAAGTTCCTGCAGGTTGTGAAGTACGATATGGTGTTGATAGCTAAAATGAAGTCGAAAGGGAAAATAATTGCCTACACAGTACTCGCCTGGTTAAGTTTTTATATCTATTTTTACATCTGTTTTTATGCTTTCGATTTCACAAAAGAGTTGAGCCCGATAATCGGCTGGATCGTATATGCCATGAGCAATGTCGGCGTGGCGGTACCCGTTCAGGGGGGAGTCGGGACATGGCACTTCATGGTGATCTCTTCGCTGGTTATATTCGGAATCGGATATGAGGAGGCGAGTGCATTTGCCGGAGCAATCTTCACCGTTCAATCGATCTGGATTATCCTGCTTGGAGTGATGGGTATTCTGGCCCTTCCTCATGTAAAAAGAGAGAATGAAAATCTAGTCATGCCAATCCTTGGAAATCAGAAACAATAA